In Besnoitia besnoiti strain Bb-Ger1 chromosome I, whole genome shotgun sequence, the genomic window CAAAGTGGAAAACAGAAAGCTCTCTTTCTATGTATTATACctatataaatacatatgcATACCTATagaaatacatatatatatacctacagatatacatatatatatatatatatatatatatatacctgtagatatatatattataaTTAGAccgatatatatgtatatatagtgTATGTGCGTATAGTGGTACAACAGCGGCTGACgagcttcctcttcgctATCGGAGTCTCCACGCGCGAGATGAAAGTGTCTTCTCACGAGTTCCTCATAGCCGCAGAGCAGCGAGAGGTTCGCCGGGCTCAGACTCGGGTCGAAGAGGTGGTCGTCCATGTCCTTGAGGCCCATGTAGctgccgaaaaaaaaaaggacAGAAAATTACGGAGAATCAAGAACATCGAGCACACAACTggaggacggagaagagagcgccgGGAAGAGTCGAGAGTCGGGCACAtcgagagaagcgagagaaaacgcccTCGACTGCAGAGCGCCTCGGAGACCAAACGTTAACGCTCTTTCGAGAAGAAAACAGGATTTCTCCACGCACGATCCCTGCAGCACCAAAGCCTGAGGAAAACGCGTCGCAGTTTGCTCCAAAACATCTACGCAAACAATGCTTagcgctgaagaagaaactGGGATCTCCAAGCAAACTTACGTCGCATCGCGAATCACGTTCATCGTGATGTagcgcgcagcctccgagACAACAACGTCATGCGGCTCCGCGACCAGCCGCCATTTGtcgctctgcatgcggtaGACCTGATCCGAAAGCCAAGAAGGGCAAAACGCGACAAGGAAGGGAAGTAACGCTGCAGGACGGCGCAGGTGAAGAACGCCCCCGAAGGCAGGAATCATAACCCACACGACGCATTTTTCGCCCACGAAAacggagaaaaaacaaagcgcgcgagacagacaCGGTGgcacggcgccgcagactgaGCCTGGCAAGCGAGGGTGACAGAacacgcgagagaagcaaaAAGCGGAGAACGAAACCGGCGCGTCACAATGAAACCCTGCAACCTAAACCTAACTGTGAGTGGAGTCTCCtctgctctccgcggcgaaaCAAAACCGAAGGAGAAGTCAGGTCATTCGAAAACGAAGGCCTTAACGCAGTGCAGCCCAGGCATATGAAGCCTTTAGTGGCGCGAAATTTctgtttctcctcgccccgcggtgtacgtacacaaGCCACGTTGGTCGGAAGCGTCGCCACTGCGCCGGTCTTCGCGTATGCTTTCGGATCGTGCGCAGACGGGCCGTCGGCGAGCAAGCGCCGCATTTGAAGctaaaaaaaaacaaaattAACAGGCCCCGCGAGACGGCTGAAACTGCGGATGAGGGTCATGTAGAGAGAGGAGCTATTCTggtgacgcaggcgacgcacgcgaaaaACGCACTGAAGAACTAGACTGCAGAGAACTCAGGGAAGGAGAGGCTGCGGATAAGCGCGGCAGAATCGATGTGCATGAACTTTGCACGCCGACACGCATCGCGTGACGAGCGCAAACGCATTCATACACACTAAAGGGGATACACCGATACTGTGAGATAAGagacagatatagatacacAGATACAAGTAAATAGGTAGGGCTATATAGATATAcctagatagatagagatagaaATAATACACAGATGGAAATTGGCATGTGGCGAATGGCGTGGATACTGCGGCCTTTCCTTTGAACTACGAAATTTTCCTTTGTTCGAAGAGAATTCTTCTCCCGCTCTCAATCGCGGCGCATCTGAGCAGAGACCAAAATCTCGAGTTGTGCGTAGGGAGGGCCTCTGGGAAGGCGTCAGGCAGATGCTTGCTGCAGAGTCTACGTTCGCTCCAAGCCTTCACTTCCCGTGAAGCTTTCCTCTCCGCGGTCACTGCGTTCGTCGCAGCTTCTGCCGCTGAGGTCTCTGGCATTCTTACCATGCAGAAAATCGCATTTGGGTACTTCTCTTGCACAGTGGTGGCCGCCATCGCGGCGACCGTGGAAGGTTCCGCGACGGATTCAGGGGTCGGCGGCGTGACGAGGTTGCAGTGATAATACCCGACGACTCTGAGATCGCCCTCTTGGTCCCGCTGGGCAACCGgagtctcttctttctctttctctgcctccgcctcagaGGCCTcactcgcgccgtcgcctcccgcgcgcagacgggccatgcgacggcggccttctgcgcagAGCTCCTCGACCTGAGAAGCGCACAGAAAACAAAGCCAGAAAACGAGTCAGGAATCAGCGGGGGAAACGTCCCGCCAACGGAGAGGCCAAAGGGCCGACACCGCGTGGTGCGAGAGCTGTCGGCTCGGGAGTAAGCCGGAGAGACTCTCGAtcccgcgcgtcgctgcggctggaggaaaacagagaaagGGCACTCTCCCGAAGTCACACCGGTGAAGCCTGAGGAGCAGCCACGAGTAGCGGATGGATCTGtgaaaaggaagaaagagGGATGAGCTGAGGGAACTGCACATTCTCGGGAAGCGCAAGACGCAAAGCCGGCGAGTATGGGGCTTGATCCTCGTCGACGGTAAAGAGGGGAGGGACTTACCAACTCGAATGCGCAGGACATCATCGGAGGCAGAATGAACGAGTGAAACAGCGGCACGGTATCGACGCACAGAATGGTTTGTTGtctttcttccttctttgcATTGTTCGAGGGAGGCGGAAGCAGGCGGCCAAGGAGAATTCCGTTAACCGCGTCCTGCGTGTGCTTTGACGCATGCATGACCATCTTCGAATAAGCCGTCGCTGTGAAAGCTAcaagcggcgcagctgaCCTAGCGGCCGACGACGCCTCGGGAGACGCGGGTCGCGCATTGCtcgaagcggaagacgaagaggagagtgacggggaggaggacgggGGATCGCGCGGCGCCATGGCGACGGAACGAGCGAGGTGAGGAGTTGAACAGAGTAGCCACAAGATACAGCTGGTGTCGCAGTGGAAAAGGAGGGGCAAAAGGATCGAGGAAGATCGCGAGAGCATAGGAAGAAGCGGGAACCGGCTGTATGACAGTGGTGGCTGGTGCACGGACCGGTAAGGACGATGCGACGGCAAAACTATGTGAGGTCACTGTTGTTCTGCGCCAAAGCGTTTTCCATGGAGGAGAACTAAATTGGCAATGTCAAATAGATGTGGCGGAGCTTCACAAAAAACTTAGTGTTCGGTCTGTTGTTCACTCCAAGAGAATGATGCGTTCAAACTGCGCATCGCCGACAAGTGCGTTCGCCGCCCTGGGCTGTACGTACAGCGGCAGCCAGCTTCGCGAGAGCTCCGCAGACCGAGAATGTCTCGCCGCCACCAAGGAGCCGCCGAAaaaacggcgccgcggcaaagTAGAAAAAAAGACGGCAGAGGCAAACAAATCTTGATATATCCTTATCTCGGTTACGGTCTCGACTTGTGAGTCCGGAAGGCACTACGGAGCCACGCCAATACGTAGACAAGCAGTCGACGTGCACGCGCCTCAGAAAAAAGCTGCCACTGTCTCTTGGCGGACAAGGAAGACTGAACCGCCTTGTGccgaagcagaaggagaaTGTATAACGTACGCCTTCCTGCAACAGAAACCAATCGCGGAAAAAGCGAGTGTCGTTCTGGCGGGTGTCGCATGCGTTCCGCGTTGGTCGTGTGCATGCGGTACTGAACATCCGCGCGTAGCTGTCCCTCCTCAAGACTCGTCGGTAAAAACTAAGCTCCGCACCACGAGTTTCTCTTCACCAGGAAGAAAGGACGCTAGATTTCATTACGTCAGCATGTGTGAGACGGAGTCTGTTTCGAGGTAGTCGTGGCACTCTGCGTAGTGGATCTCATGCAGCACCTCGACGCAAGGCAGGCGATTGACAACTCATGTATAACACCGCGCCTGCACCTGCCCGTTTCGATAAGCATATCTTCTACAGTGCCTCAGACTCTCCTCGCTGGTGTGAAACACTCTGGCACTCCCGTGACTCTTTGTCTTCAAGAAAGAACCATTGCAAAAGAGTGCTGGTTGCCTCCGCTTTCAGGCCGCTTGCTGTGTGGTTTGGAAGACAGCCCGTAGCTCTCAAACTCTCGCTAGACGCCCTCTAGAGGCAGCCGCTCCAGCACCGCTTTTCAGTTTCTGCTCCCCGCTTGCGCGGGTCGGGGGAACGGAACAGTTGGCTCGATACCCCGCGGTGCAGTAGGGAACCTCCGGTCGCGCTGCAATCGCGAGGCCAGACCGGCGGGATAGAACTTTGCAAAATCCTGAAGTTTCCTCCAGTCTGATTAGATTAGTGACATCACGTGGGACCCTTCGGCTGCCccttctcgtctgcctcttcgcagcCTCTCCAACTGGAGAGCAGCGGTCGGTTGGCGGTTTATTCTGGATCTGACTCGAAGGCTCAAAGGTGTAGTTTTTCGGAGTAGAGTACCGCAAGATGAACTGCCACCGGAGCGTTGTCGTTCACAGCATCCCGCATTCGCAGCTCTTTGCAGCGAGACGGTGTTCGtgcgcgtggctgctgtCGGTGGTTATGTGGTTTCTAGCACTGATCGTCCCCTTCATCGTGGCCTTCTGCTACGATGGTGAGTTCCTTTTCACGAGGCCGGTTACCAGCTCCACGTTTTCCAAATTTAGAGGCGATACAAATGacctctgcgcatgcagcttccATCCTCACACCAAAGAGGATGCCCACACTGGCCGGGGGCGGGACCAACTCGAAAGAACTGCTATCGCAAAATGAATGAAATCCATATTCCGAGCCGACGAGCTCAGTTGTTCACACATGTATTTAGCATTGCTTGTCACTAGTGTTAACGGATTTTGTGGGCGCCCCCGCCTTTCCAGGTGTCTTTTGAGAAGCAGAGCATTCTGAAGGCCAGTCGCTGAAAAAAAAGCCGCTGTCAGTCCGCGTGAAGCGTGTATTTATATTCATAGTTATTGTTACCATATATGCTCTGAAATTCCTCTTGAACTAGCACTAGAAGTTCCACCCGCAGGGCGACTCCTCCTCACTCCGCACACGCCCACTCACGGCTCGATCTACTTTTCCCGACGGGGCTGGAGGCGAGCATTTAGCTCTCACGTCGTTCGCGAATCTGGATATCAGTTTCGGTTCGGGTATGAGAGGTAGTTCTATCTCGTAGgactggagagacgcgcgctcTGGCATTCGCAAAGGAGGCGGTATGGATTCGGCGTCAAGGGTGAGAAGATTTCTGCTCGTGAACGAAGCAGGCGACGTCACATCGGCTGGCCGAAACTGCGCGGTGCTGTGTATCTGCTGCCTCAGGATGGTGGTTTGAGAAGGTGAAGCAAACCACGTTGGTCGCGGAGCAGCCGCGAATCTTGTCTGTGGAGCCCATGTTCGCGTctgtggcgctgcagcccgaCGCAGGCCGCTCCGCTGTCAACTCGGTGAAGCGGGAGAGGCCACCGGCTGAGCCGAGCCGTCTCGTGTGGGCGCGAAACCGCCATCCAAAGCTGCTGCATGGATCCGGAGGCGACAAGGGACCCCTGGCGGGAGATTCAACTAAACTCAAGTCGCCTAACGTGGCTGTAAGTCCACGTTTGGCGCTGCGCACCTTGTGCTTCGTGAAGCCTGTTCTCATCGCCAGCCTGGCTGTGTGTGAGGCTGACGTCTCTGAAGCTGAATTATGTCTCCGGATCGCCAAGCTGCTGTCCCTCGGCCATGAGACAAGCACGGTAAACTACGCGGCAGAGTGCAATGCCAGCGACGGTGAGACGAGACTGAGGCAGCTGGCTCCGAAGTCGTGCGGCTGTCGCGAGGAGGGGAAGGCAGCCGAAATCCAAAGAATGGCGGCTGTGTAAAGCGGCGCACGAGGAACCTGCAGTCGCGGCATCCCCTCTCACCTGCTGCAAAGCGCATTTCCAGACGTGCATGCCGTTGATCACTCGTTGTCAAGTCTCCCCGCTGCCGTCCCGTTGTCAACTCCGCGTTGTGTCACCGGCGCGATTTTGCAGGTTTCGCTGCGAGGTGGCGTGGGCTACGCAGTCGACGTCAGCCTGTCGTGGGGGCTGGAAGCAGTTTTCTCACCGAAGGGCGTCTTCCacagcgagccgcgacgcACCCGCGGCGAGTCTGCAGGAGTCATCCACTGCGAGATCGGCCTCGAAGTCAATTACGAACTGCAGGTTTGCACGCACAAGCCCCGCTGAGGATGCCATGACGCAGTAAAAGCCGTTTGCCTtacgcttcctcgccgctccGCCATCGAGTTGCCTCTGGAAACAACGGGAGTCACCTGATGCTCATGCGCGTGTGCCGAATACACACACGAGTCCCTCTCCTGGGACGGAGTCTCGGAGTTGCTGAATGCACCACAGGATCGGGCGGTGCCTTGCCTTGCAAGCAGTGAGTCGGAAGCATCTGCGCCGCGAACGTTTCGGGCGCGCGGATTCCCCGGAGGCGCGATAGGAAGAAAAAGGGCGTGGCTGTGTGGGCGGCGGGCTTCCAGCGCAGTCGCACAAGCCTCGGTTTGACAGCCCTGTGTGCTGCCTGGTTCAGTCGCGGCCAGGGCAACGGTTCCGCAGCGTTGCCGTCGTTTCTGAGGGATCCCACGCTCCCGTCGCAGGAATGGAGTTGGAAGGAACTctggtgctgcagcagcacacgCTGTTCGACGCGGGCATCGCCAGCCGGCAGGCGTAAGTTCGCTTCACGGGGAGGGCGTTGCCACGTTTTGTACGCATAGAGGCtcacacgcgcatgcaggcgagcGATCTGTCCTCGTCGCCAGGGTAGCTTGGATCCCGTTCAGAGAAAAAGTGTGGCCTCTGTGTGCGGCTACCGTTCGGCGATGCGCCTGTGCTTGCGCCCAACCCTTTGGCGCAGGCACCTCTCACATAAGACTCCTGGCCGCGAACCGACAAATCCCAGACTGGCTGCGCAACAACGTAGGTCCAGGCCTAATTCGAGAATATCGGCAACctattttagacgctaactttTCGGCTGAACGGTTCATTGCTTCGAAAAGCGCTTCCCTTGTCGCTCTTAGCTTGGTTTCAAGGTACCAGAAGCGACGTGATTTATACACTGTAACAGGATAGGAAAACAGTAGGATGTCTGCAGCCTCACAAGACGCTACACTCGTGTCctcctaccggtactaagtATGTTTTTTCGTGGGATCTCAATCGCGAATATGGCGACCGTGCGGCACACGGTTCCGAGCAGCCAGAGGACCGCAGGTGTGCCGCACTCTTACACAAGGGGAGTTTCGTTTATTTCCGTGCGACGTCTTCTGTCGTGCAAGTCAATCTTTTCgcctcgacgacgagcgTCCACTGGACCTACGGGCCGCTATCGGCAGATAATAAACAATTTGAGGCATCCATCACTCTGAAAGTCCCGACTCAGGCAGTCGCAAGCGAACCCACTTTTTTCGAGgtcggcgtgcgcgcctggGTTCGATACTTTGTCGTCGCCTTTCCTTGCGTGTAAGCAGCATCTGGAGAACTTTCGGGGCGAGCGAGACCGGACCCAAAGGGGATGGAAAGCGGTAAACGCGTCCGCATGCATTCGTTCAGCGCGGAAGTGCTCTTTGCATGGCATGCGTTCACCTTCCTTCTAGGGGGATTTTAGTCCACAGATGACAGGCTCGCACACGCGTACCCACACCAATGAAAGCGCACGAACGCGCGTTGCTGCTTCCATCAAGGCACCGCCGGCTTTGATGCGCAGTTGAACCTCAGATGCTGACGTGGCTGTCCTGACTGGTAGTTGCATGCCTTCCGAAGCACGGGATTGACGGGTCGTTGTCTGCAGGGTCAACGAAGCTTCAGCAACGGCCCTTAGCACACCCCTGAATTCAGCGGCTACCGACAGGGTTCTTCGTGGtgtcggcgccgccagccacggGCGTAGCCGTTCCACTTAGGATGACACGGCCCTGCAAGGTACAGGGGATAACGGTTTCTGTCGTGGCATTGTGTTGGATGCCTGTCCCTGTGGGTGTGCAGCAAAATCATGAGATTCCTCAAAGGTTTTCTCTTCGCAGGGAGATACGTGACAACCTATAGCATCAGCACAGTTCCTGGCAAAGAGCTATACG contains:
- a CDS encoding hypothetical protein (encoded by transcript BESB_004320); translated protein: MAPRDPPSSSPSLSSSSSASSNARPASPEASSAARSAAPLVAFTATAYSKMVMHASKHTQDAVNGILLGRLLPPPSNNAKKEERQQTILCVDTVPLFHSFILPPMMSCAFELVEELCAEGRRRMARLRAGGDGASEASEAEAEKEKEETPVAQRDQEGDLRVVGYYHCNLVTPPTPESVAEPSTVAAMAATTVQEKYPNAIFCMVRMPETSAAEAATNAVTAERKASREVKVYRMQSDKWRLVAEPHDVVVSEAARYITMNVIRDATYMGLKDMDDHLFDPSLSPANLSLLCGYEELLEKDREELCSVGVAAGADDIGLAGIPL
- a CDS encoding hypothetical protein (encoded by transcript BESB_004330), with product MNCHRSVVVHSIPHSQLFAARRCSCAWLLSVVMWFLALIVPFIVAFCYDGWWFEKVKQTTLVAEQPRILSVEPMFASVALQPDAGRSAVNSVKRERPPAEPSRLVWARNRHPKLLHGSGGDKGPLAGDSTKLKSPNVAVSPRLALRTLCFVKPVLIASLAVCEADVSEAELCLRIAKLLSLGHETSTVSLRGGVGYAVDVSLSWGLEAVFSPKGVFHSEPRRTRGESAGVIHCEIGLEVNYELQSRPGQRFRSVAVVSEGSHAPVAGMELEGTLVLQQHTLFDAGIASRQAHLSHKTPGREPTNPRLAAQQLNLFASTTSVHWTYGPLSADNKQFEASITLKVPTQAVASEPTFFEVGVRAWVRYFVVAFPCVKIMRFLKGFLFAGRYVTTYSISTVPGKELYA